The following coding sequences lie in one Alicyclobacillus curvatus genomic window:
- the dnaB gene encoding replicative DNA helicase codes for MFRLPPQHIEAEQAVLGAMLISQDAVSEAVELLQSDDFYRNAHQMVFEAMQGLFEQGQPVDVITVTAALQAREGALEAVGGASYVATLAASMPTALHVVHYSNIVREKAVLRRIIATATDLANQGYQGEDSSTDILADAERKILSLSQNQRVRDFTHISEVLENTFERIEQLYASEGKLTGVPTGYSELDRMTSGFQRSDLIIVAARPSVGKTAFALNIAQNVAVRAGLPVAIFSLEMSKDQLVQRMLCAEAYIDGHKMRNGTLDDDDWPKLSMGVSTLSNSPIYIDDAPGITVPEMRAKLRRLKSEVGLGFVCIDYLQLIHGRRNSGENRQQEISEISRSLKQLARELEVPVVALAQLSRGVEQRQDKRPMLSDIRESGSIEQDADIVAFLYRDDYYDPESERKNIIEIIIAKQRNGPTGKVDLVFLKNFNKFVNLDPVHKEAE; via the coding sequence ATGTTTCGCTTGCCCCCTCAACATATTGAGGCTGAACAAGCGGTTTTGGGCGCGATGCTCATCTCCCAGGATGCGGTGAGTGAAGCGGTCGAGCTGTTACAGTCTGACGACTTTTATCGAAACGCGCATCAAATGGTGTTCGAGGCGATGCAAGGGTTGTTCGAACAAGGACAACCTGTGGACGTGATTACCGTGACAGCGGCCCTACAGGCTCGCGAAGGTGCACTTGAAGCCGTCGGTGGCGCCTCCTACGTCGCTACACTCGCTGCATCAATGCCGACAGCTTTGCATGTGGTTCACTATTCAAACATCGTCCGTGAAAAAGCCGTTTTACGGCGAATCATCGCCACGGCGACGGATTTGGCTAATCAGGGCTACCAAGGTGAAGATTCGTCGACAGACATTCTTGCCGATGCAGAGAGAAAAATCCTGTCTTTGTCCCAGAATCAGCGCGTCCGTGACTTTACGCACATTTCCGAGGTGCTTGAGAACACATTTGAACGCATTGAACAACTGTATGCAAGTGAAGGCAAACTGACAGGGGTGCCGACGGGATACAGTGAACTGGACAGAATGACGAGCGGATTTCAGCGCTCTGACCTGATTATCGTTGCCGCCCGACCTTCTGTCGGGAAAACGGCCTTTGCACTTAACATTGCACAGAATGTTGCGGTCCGGGCTGGTCTGCCGGTCGCCATTTTCAGCCTTGAAATGTCCAAAGACCAATTGGTTCAACGTATGCTCTGTGCAGAGGCGTACATTGACGGACACAAGATGAGAAATGGCACACTCGACGACGATGATTGGCCAAAGCTCTCGATGGGAGTCAGCACGCTCAGTAACTCTCCGATTTATATCGATGACGCTCCTGGTATCACAGTGCCGGAGATGCGGGCTAAGCTGCGCAGACTGAAATCCGAAGTTGGCCTTGGCTTTGTCTGTATCGACTACCTGCAGTTGATTCATGGTCGCCGCAATTCCGGTGAGAACCGACAACAGGAAATTTCTGAGATATCGAGATCGCTCAAACAACTTGCGAGGGAACTGGAAGTCCCTGTTGTCGCATTGGCGCAGTTAAGTCGAGGCGTTGAGCAGCGTCAAGATAAACGCCCGATGCTCTCCGACATCCGTGAATCCGGGAGTATCGAGCAAGACGCCGACATTGTTGCATTCCTTTATCGTGACGACTATTACGACCCGGAATCCGAACGCAAAAATATCATTGAAATCATCATCGCGAAACAGAGAAATGGGCCGACAGGCAAGGTAGATCTCGTGTTTCTGAAGAACTTCAACAAGTTTGTCAATTTGGATCCGGTTCACAAAGAGGCCGAGTGA